In Mycoplasmopsis maculosa, one genomic interval encodes:
- a CDS encoding Abi family protein, whose product MTTFGQLIKLLDYLNKDIKNLVLNHFAKINQKLNVNYYQLISLMNIFKKIRNIICHNSIILNYELIAPNRKSKYYENISNFIFNNKLDIKIKKTIKLTDIIVIISFINEYNSTKKTLLEIFVDTLNTFINNETFDYKLVKKIKKNIKF is encoded by the coding sequence ATGACAACATTTGGTCAGCTAATTAAACTGCTAGACTATTTAAATAAAGACATAAAAAATTTAGTTTTAAATCATTTTGCTAAAATAAATCAAAAACTGAATGTTAATTATTATCAATTAATAAGTCTAATGAATATTTTCAAAAAAATTAGGAATATTATATGTCACAATTCTATTATTCTGAATTATGAATTAATAGCACCAAATAGAAAAAGTAAATATTATGAAAACATTTCAAATTTTATATTTAACAATAAATTAGATATTAAAATAAAAAAGACAATAAAATTAACTGATATAATTGTGATTATCTCATTTATAAACGAATATAACAGTACTAAAAAAACATTGTTAGAAATTTTTGTAGATACACTTAATACATTTATAAATAATGAAACATTTGATTATAAACTTGTTAAAAAAATTAAAAAAAATATAAAATTTTAA
- a CDS encoding Abi family protein, with the protein MNKNNLKSLLSFDEQIEFLENKGINWETDFEKNRFKLYLMNYGYNHLVYKWKWLLSHKDKSNGWYFLNAKSSNLIDLFNCDRTVSKLILTNIQNIEIKLRNAILNSIEKFISKLEIDFNLKTELKQVQIFKWNIKRLYYIFNNYGNFKKGKNIK; encoded by the coding sequence ATGAATAAAAATAATTTAAAAAGTTTATTATCATTTGATGAACAAATTGAGTTTCTTGAAAACAAAGGTATTAATTGGGAAACAGATTTTGAAAAAAATAGATTCAAATTATATTTAATGAATTATGGTTATAATCATTTAGTTTATAAATGAAAATGATTATTATCTCATAAAGATAAATCTAATGGTTGATATTTTTTAAATGCCAAGTCTTCTAATTTAATTGATTTATTTAATTGCGATAGAACTGTATCAAAATTAATATTAACTAATATTCAAAATATAGAAATTAAATTAAGGAATGCAATATTAAATTCAATTGAAAAATTTATTTCAAAACTGGAAATCGATTTTAATTTAAAAACTGAATTAAAACAAGTACAAATTTTTAAATGAAATATAAAAAGATTGTATTACATTTTTAATAATTATGGTAATTTTAAAAAAGGAAAAAATATAAAATAA
- a CDS encoding Mbov_0401 family ICE element transposase-like protein, with translation MKTNDIEYINELSAKEITFLSEQFKNSNKRKEQKWYLNKKIKRKIIGQNLKIYEFTIYQYYYFIGKNKKYISYYPEKYKYLINKSYDLKLILETFYLYCGLIRNKFVKISWNLCKYYAKKLNLFNEENHTNIKQYASEIYIHIDDCYDKTRVNKKVIKSNTKIIKINSNIDNKVIYTYENYTAIDNEKIANISRAKIIIELIKKHYFIDSNTKLYLLSDGAKYFQNLAKILNATHIYDYFHFIKKFNDIFMKRIYIYNKYKKEILKINGLSVQKWLKLSLSNKDELLEKLNYLLKLKFSKKSISITIKAFINFIKNSCSNYKFYINNITAQSESAVSLYKSFYSKRYSTFSVETIQNLIKIQASEKWIFINFKSMIKELNLNVLYEPLLWEVHKNNIYL, from the coding sequence ATGAAAACAAATGATATTGAATATATTAATGAATTATCAGCTAAGGAAATAACATTTCTTTCAGAACAATTCAAGAATTCTAATAAAAGAAAAGAACAAAAATGATATTTAAACAAAAAAATTAAAAGAAAAATTATTGGACAAAATTTAAAGATATATGAATTTACAATTTACCAATATTACTATTTTATAGGTAAAAATAAAAAATATATAAGCTATTATCCAGAAAAATATAAATATTTAATAAACAAATCATATGATTTAAAATTAATTTTAGAAACTTTTTATTTATATTGTGGACTTATTAGAAATAAATTTGTAAAAATTAGTTGAAATTTATGCAAATATTATGCTAAAAAATTAAATCTGTTTAATGAAGAAAATCATACAAATATTAAACAATATGCAAGTGAAATATACATACATATTGATGATTGTTATGATAAAACAAGAGTAAATAAAAAAGTTATTAAATCAAATACTAAAATAATTAAAATTAATTCAAATATTGATAATAAAGTAATTTACACATACGAAAATTATACTGCTATTGATAATGAAAAAATAGCTAATATTTCAAGAGCAAAAATTATAATAGAATTAATTAAAAAACACTATTTTATAGACTCAAACACTAAATTGTATCTTTTAAGTGATGGCGCAAAATACTTTCAAAATTTAGCAAAAATATTAAACGCAACACATATTTATGATTACTTTCATTTTATTAAAAAATTTAACGATATTTTTATGAAAAGAATATATATTTACAACAAATATAAAAAAGAAATTTTGAAAATTAATGGATTATCAGTACAAAAATGATTAAAACTATCTTTGTCAAATAAAGATGAATTATTAGAAAAATTAAATTATTTATTAAAATTGAAATTCAGTAAAAAATCAATTTCAATAACAATAAAAGCTTTTATTAATTTTATAAAAAATAGTTGCTCAAATTATAAATTTTATATTAACAATATAACAGCTCAATCAGAAAGTGCAGTTAGCTTATACAAAAGCTTTTATTCTAAAAGATATTCTACTTTTTCAGTTGAAACAATTCAAAACTTAATAAAAATTCAAGCTTCTGAAAAATGAATTTTTATAAATTTTAAATCAATGATAAAAGAGTTAAACTTAAATGTTTTATATGAGCCTTTACTTTGAGAGGTGCATAAAAACAACATTTATTTATAG